ACGTAGATTGGCGGATAGCACCACAGCGTCGTTGGTCAGCGCGATTGCTGCAATCTTCAAGTCCGTCGTGCCGATCCGAATCCCTTCCTTGCGGAGGGCCACAAAGCGATCGGCAGCCGCATCGTGAAAGGAAACTACATGCCAGCGGCTGTAGAAATCGACGAGGCCCGTCAGTCGTGCGTAGTAGAGGGGTTGATCGTGAACGCTGCGTGCGCGGTTAATTGCGGCGAGCCATCCGCGCATCTGCTCTTCGAGCGAGATGGCGGTCGTCGCGAAGTCCGTGTCGGTGGACTGCTCCATCGCCGCGG
The nucleotide sequence above comes from Pirellulales bacterium. Encoded proteins:
- a CDS encoding type II toxin-antitoxin system VapC family toxin produces the protein MSKIADDYLRLRPFVDSSTSENPQYERLTAAMEQSTDTDFATTAISLEEQMRGWLAAINRARSVHDQPLYYARLTGLVDFYSRWHVVSFHDAAADRFVALRKEGIRIGTTDLKIAAIALTNDAVVLSANLRDFEQVPGLRVENWLR